CGGTGCTGCTCACACTTTTATGGACAAGAGCGACGCAGATTCTTCTGAGCAGTGTAGGTGGTTGCCACATGGCGTTGGCCAGCGGCCATCACTGAACCTGTCCGTCGAGGAGCGGACGCTTCTGCTGAGGAGCAGGAAGTGGCTGTTTCCTCTCATTGACGGTACGGACGAAATCGAGTAGGTTAGTCAAGGAAACGCATGTCAATGGTACTTCATCTGAGGTTCCAGCCTAATCAGTAATGAAATGGCTGAAGAGGCACGGGGAGACGCGATCGCGCCACTCCGTGCGTCCTCTGCGCGTTTATCACCTTCTatgtttcttcttctttcggTGTCCGTGCTCTGTCGAAGGGCGGCGGAAGATGCTCTAGGTGGactgcctctttctctcgggGCGGTGCAAGTGCACCTGGGATTCCCCCTCTCAGCTTTTCTATGCATTGTGGACATGCAcctccgctttctttttctgttcttttctttttcctcgctTTTTGCTTTTGCTCTCTTAGctgcttcccctcctccccatctccccctctcccctccccctcttctttcctctccgagcttcttctcctttcttttgttttttcatctcgttttttttattttcatTTCACTTGTCATATGACCTGCAGCGTTGTGCCTGTGTTCTCTCTTTAGTACTATTATTACTCGCCTCTACTTATTTGTTGCTGTTCCTTTTCGTTCAAAGGAACGACGTGGGCCTTGTGTGGgtctgctggtgtgtgttCGCATGGGATGCGTTCCCTTTCTTTACTTCGTGGCTTCGCTAGTTGTGTATAGATCGGTACATGAGCTTTGCCCCTTCTTTTTGTGTAGTCTTATCAGTGCGTTCTTTCTTTCACTCTCCCCTCGTTCTATCTTCTTCCAGTTTGCGTGTGAGTCTCTGTGTGGCGTTGGTGTGTTTGCGTGCGCCTGCGTTGATAAAAATTTCTCATTTGTGTTgttctctgtttttcttcccccctctttcgcctcttcttcccccacATCCATTCTATCCTCTATTTATTGTTGGGTGAGCGTCTCTTTCATCGCTGATGTCATCtgccgctctttctttctttccagCTCGCTGTCGTCTTgtgctttttctttcctttgcaCTCGAAAGGGGCAAGTGTAAGGGAAGACAAATGGAAGGCGGCACAGTCGTGAACCAAGACTAACGTAAGTCACGAATCCATCTAGTAAGCCAGCCCCCCCACTCCGCTACTCGATTAAAATGATTCGCTCTTAACTTCCTGtgctttttcctcttctccccccctcccttccccctctctatGGACGTCGAATGAAAAGCGAAATAAAGCGAAGATAAAGTGAATGAAGGGCTCTGGGTGGGATTGGaagtcgctgctgtggcctGTTGCATTcggaggtgaggaggggtgaCGGCGGAAGCAACGGACGCTGGCTCGGCAGCATTTCGCacttgcgcttctcttctcactACCTCCTTTCTGTCTTCATTGTGTGACTGCGGAGTATCagtttcttttcttcctccggCGGAGGCAGGAAGTATGTTGTTGTCCTCCAACTCCCGCCAACGGTAGTAGCAGCCGCCCTGCGCGACGCTTCTTGCCTCGACCCGAAGACTGAAGAGGAATCATCTCAATAGCAGCATTGTCACTCGTGACGTTCGATGCGGCATTGTCAGCGGAGCACTGCAGCAGTAGTATGCTGCCATCCTCCATCACGGCGCACCAGCCTTACGACctactcttctccctcttcctgtcTATCGTCCTTCCTGTTTCTacgctggcgccgccactGTATCGTGAACCCGGATGACACGCTTTGCCGTCCTTCGTGGCACCCATAAATGTTCGCGTGGGTGGTTCATTACACTGCATGCACGACATGGCTACCAATCGGCACGCATCCATACACTGTTTTggcgaaagggaaaggacGGTCCGCTTCGCTTTCAAGTCGTTCGTGAGCTACGCCTAGTTCGGCTTGCCAACCCTTCCCTACACGGAAAACCTTCTTCTACACGCAACACAGAGCTACCGGTCGTACGCTTAAACCGAGGGAACTGCTGAGGTCGCACCTGCAATCAACTGGAGGGAATCTCACGCAATTGCATCCTCTTGAATAGTACCCCTTTGTCCACCAGCGGAGGAAGACAACTCGTGTCGACATCCGAAGCTCGTTCCATGTGTCTACCTTCGCTGACATGCAAGCATCGTGAACATATTCCTCCCCTTTACTCCTCTCGCGCGTGGGTGTGACTTTTCTGAAAAGGCTGACATTTCATCTTAGTTTCTTTTTGTCTGTTCTGATTTATCATTTCCGCACCTGTTGTTTTCGTTTGCTGCTCTTTGGCCTCATGTCGTCTTTGGCCTTTACGCTTCGTCAAACGGTGGTGCCGGTGGTAACGAAACTCGCTAAGCCACTTTACTTCCCTGTGCGGCGCATCTACTGTGCCGGGCCGAACTACGACAGCCACGCACGGGAGATGGGCGGCGTCATTAACCGCACGGACCCGTTCTTTTTCGTGAAGCCGACAGACTGTCTTGTAACGGACTTTGGAAATCACACCTCCCCCAGCGCAACCATCGACATTCGCTATCCGCCAGTCACGGAGAGTTACCACCACGAGGTAGAGCTGGTCGTCGCATTGGGCTACCCAACTGGAAAAGCGGCGGCTTTCTCAGCAGCCTCGCAGGACCCCGGCGACACCCACTATTCCAACATGAAaatcgaggaggcggcggacaTCATCTACGCCTACGGCGTGGGGCTCGACATGACGCGAAGAGATCTGCAGCTGATGGCCAAGAACAACGGCAGGCCCTGGGATCTTGCCAAGGGCGCCGACGGCTCCGCTGTCGTCTCCCCACTTGTCCTCTCTCGTGACCTAAAGGAGGCGCATCCAGAGATGTTTATGTCCCCCGATAAGGATGAGACCGGTGTGGTGTCCAGCGGAAGCATTTTCCTTCAAGTGAACCAGAATGAGCGCCAGCGGAGTGACCTCAACTGTATGGCGTGCCCCATTGTGGAGCTGCTTGCACACTTATCCAAGTATGTTGCATTGAAGCCTGGCGATTTGCTCTTTACCGGGACCCCATCTGGGGTGAGTGCCGTCCGTCGTGGTGATGTGATTGAGGCTGGCATTCAGGGACTCGGTACGCTGAAGGTGAATGTTATGTAGATCGGAAGGTGAGGGGTGATCGATTGCAGGTTgaggtgcatgtgtgtgtgcctgtatgtTACGTGGCTCTCCTTTTTCAATGCTCTCTGCAGCGCGCAGCTGTCCATCCCTCTTGTTTTGTCTGTCGCTCGATGCGCGTAGCGGAGCCCGCAGCTGTTACGCAAGGCTTATGTGGATGTTCTAGCTGCGTCGTTGATGCGCTTCGTCATCTTCATGTAGAGTGAAGCTGCTCCTTTATGCGATTGTACTTTGGTTGATTCTCATGCATTGTGCGCTTAGTCTTTTTTTACCGGTATGCTAGCGATTACTGTTGGTTGTGTTGCCCCCCTTGGTTCGCATTCCGGGCAATGTGAAGAGGACTTAACCCCCTAATCCGCGTCAAATGACTTTTACTTATTCGCTTTGTcacctttccctcctccttccttgcTGAGATCCGCTGTTCTTTACTCATTTCTTCACATCTGCTGCTGAATGGGTAGGACTACGTGATCAACGGAGCGGAGACCGTGGACAGCGGCTGAACGGTGTGGGAGCGGAGCAAAGACACAATGCGCGTTCGCTTCTATTGTAGTGTGGGTTCTCTCTTTAGCTGAGCGGCGGAGGACACAAAGGCGCGTCCTACAGACCTCCATCAATCGCCAGTATCGCTACCACCATCAAGAATGAGAGAGGACCAGAGTCAGTGGAATGTAGCCGCTGCACtcgaagaagaaacgaaacacacgctgcgcttcctcttctcccccccgGGCATTCTCTAGCCATCCGTGTACTCAGTAGTCGCACCTAGTCACCTCAGTACTCTCGTTACACGGCCAACACAACAGGAGCACGGGGGTTTTCCCccgttttgtttttctgttttcGCCGACTCTCTCGACTTCACACGCTTTCCTGTTGTTTCCTCAAGTGTTGCCGGACGTCTCACTGAGTATCGGCATTCTGATTGCttcaccatcatcatcttAGCTGTCATGCTGTAGAAGAAAATGTCAAAGGTGAAACGGGGCCTCTGTATACGTGCAGAAACTCAGCGCacgcacctcttctctctttccccagTTGTTACTCTTTTTTCGCCACCTCGATTCTTGCACAGGGAGCGCTtctctgtgttttctttcttttaTGGTTGTTGTTTTCGATTGTCTCTGAACCCTCTTGCTGGTTGtcggcctctccctccctctgttctGGCGCTGTGTTGGTGTAAGTTGTtttgtgcatgtgtgcgtctctcgtCTCAGACGTCGatcgcccctcccccgcccccttcttGAAATGACTTGATGCGCGTAATGCTGCTGCCCGCTTGTCTCGTGCGCTGGCGACACACAATGCGGCGGTGTACTGAAGCGAGACGAGCatgaaaacaaagaggaaagtCAAACCAAAGGAAAAAATATATAAAGGGCGATCCTAAAGTGCACAGTGAACTCGTGGCGTTGTAAATACACCGTAACACTATCCAGTGATGGGGCTTGACGACGGCACGCCATTTCACTCTGTacaccccccacccacacacacacacaacagaggcactt
This DNA window, taken from Leishmania panamensis strain MHOM/PA/94/PSC-1 chromosome 34 sequence, encodes the following:
- a CDS encoding fumarylacetoacetase, putative (TriTrypDB/GeneDB-style sysID: LpmP.34.2300) yields the protein MSSLAFTLRQTVVPVVTKLAKPLYFPVRRIYCAGPNYDSHAREMGGVINRTDPFFFVKPTDCLVTDFGNHTSPSATIDIRYPPVTESYHHEVELVVALGYPTGKAAAFSAASQDPGDTHYSNMKIEEAADIIYAYGVGLDMTRRDLQLMAKNNGRPWDLAKGADGSAVVSPLVLSRDLKEAHPEMFMSPDKDETGVVSSGSIFLQVNQNERQRSDLNCMACPIVELLAHLSKYVALKPGDLLFTGTPSGVSAVRRGDVIEAGIQGLGTLKVNVM